One genomic segment of Gottschalkia acidurici 9a includes these proteins:
- the atpB gene encoding F0F1 ATP synthase subunit A: protein MGIELKIFGSTINDTVVNSWIIVIALSIFAIIINKKIKNTNPGEKPKGILNVLEILVTAVQGLVDQTMGKGKTRDALKPYIFTLAIFLACANLFGLLGFSSPTSDYNVTLGLTIITFGLVHYYGLKTNKLGGYLKGYFEPVAVMFPLNAVGVFADPISLSFRLFGNILAGGIILSLVYNGLKAITAFIVPFVSLPLHAYFDVWGGLLQTFIFIMISMVKISENLPSEADDK, encoded by the coding sequence ATGGGGATTGAACTTAAAATATTTGGTAGCACTATCAATGATACAGTTGTGAACTCATGGATTATAGTTATAGCCTTGTCCATATTCGCTATAATTATAAACAAGAAAATTAAAAATACTAATCCTGGTGAAAAACCTAAAGGAATATTAAATGTATTAGAAATACTTGTAACAGCAGTTCAGGGCTTGGTTGATCAGACTATGGGTAAAGGTAAAACTAGAGATGCATTGAAGCCATATATATTTACATTGGCAATTTTCTTAGCATGTGCTAATTTATTTGGACTTCTAGGATTTTCGTCGCCAACCTCAGACTATAATGTTACACTAGGGCTTACTATAATAACTTTTGGACTAGTGCACTATTACGGGTTGAAAACTAATAAGCTAGGGGGATATCTTAAAGGATATTTCGAACCTGTAGCTGTAATGTTCCCACTTAATGCAGTAGGTGTATTTGCAGATCCAATTTCACTTTCTTTCCGTTTATTTGGAAACATATTAGCAGGTGGAATAATATTAAGTCTAGTATACAATGGGTTAAAAGCAATAACAGCATTTATAGTACCATTTGTATCATTACCCTTACATGCTTACTTTGACGTATGGGGAGGACTACTACAAACATTTATATTCATTATGATCTCTATGGTTAAAATAAGTGAGAATTTACCATCTGAAGCAGATGATAAATAA
- a CDS encoding ZIP family metal transporter, protein MFLNDTLVISLIGCLVGVLGAGLGAILAVKFIRPSDRVMGLVLGITSGVMLAVVTFDLLPESFEIGGLWIEIFGVSLGMLIMFLVENLMHEGNSNSFNKSKNKFTRAGILLGIGIGLHNFPEGLAIGSSFIVNPKFGLTMAIIIALHDLPEGMAVAIPLKIGGMSDLRIFLLSILTGIPTGIGALLGAILGNISSNLIALCLAFAGGAMLYITCGELIPNAKGLYKGRFSTIGIGVGFLLGMFISGVI, encoded by the coding sequence ATGTTCTTGAATGATACTTTAGTTATTTCACTAATTGGATGCCTAGTTGGTGTTTTAGGAGCTGGACTAGGTGCTATCTTAGCAGTTAAGTTTATACGACCTAGTGATAGAGTCATGGGTCTTGTGTTAGGTATAACTAGTGGAGTTATGTTAGCTGTAGTAACTTTCGATCTTTTACCTGAGTCTTTTGAAATTGGAGGACTATGGATTGAAATATTTGGAGTATCCCTTGGTATGCTGATAATGTTCCTTGTTGAAAATCTTATGCATGAAGGCAACTCTAATTCTTTTAATAAAAGCAAAAATAAATTTACCAGGGCTGGTATACTTTTAGGTATAGGTATAGGACTACACAACTTTCCAGAAGGTTTAGCTATAGGTTCTAGTTTCATAGTTAACCCTAAGTTCGGCTTAACTATGGCTATTATTATAGCCCTACATGATCTACCAGAGGGTATGGCTGTAGCCATTCCTTTAAAAATTGGTGGTATGTCTGATCTAAGAATATTTCTACTAAGTATTCTTACAGGTATTCCTACTGGAATTGGTGCTCTTTTAGGTGCTATTTTAGGTAACATCTCTAGTAATCTTATAGCTCTTTGCTTAGCATTTGCTGGTGGTGCTATGCTTTACATAACTTGTGGTGAGCTTATTCCAAATGCTAAAGGTCTATATAAAGGAAGATTTTCCACAATTGGAATAGGTGTAGGATTTTTATTAGGAATGTTTATAAGTGGAGTAATATAA
- the atpA gene encoding F0F1 ATP synthase subunit alpha, with translation MNLRPEEISSIIKEQIKRYEKKLDVVDVGTVIQVGDGIARVHGLENCMAGELLEFPGDVYGMALNLEEDNVGCVLLGSDDNIKEGDTVKRTERIVEVPVGESLVGRVVNSLGQPIDGKGPLNTDKFRPIEAPASGVIARESVSVPLQTGIKSIDSMFPIGRGQRELIIGDRQTGKTALAIDTILNQKGQDIICIYVAIGQKRSTVAQIVNTLESRGAMDYSIVVSATASELAPLQYIAPYTGVTIGEEFMYNGKDVLIIYDDLSKHAVAYRAMSLLLRRPPGREAYPGDVFYLHSRLLERAARVNKENGGGSITALPIIETLEGDISAYIPTNVISITDGQIFLESELFFAGQRPAVNAGLSVSRVGGAAQIKAMKKVSGGLKLELAQYAELAAFSQFGSDLDKETKERLDQGERIMEILKQGQYKPLSVEKQVMIIYAVTKKYLTDIPVNRVAAFESEFLSFMETSYPQVGKSIVETKDLTEETEKELVKALEEFKKSFS, from the coding sequence ATGAATCTAAGACCTGAAGAAATCAGTTCAATTATAAAAGAACAGATTAAAAGATATGAAAAAAAGCTTGACGTTGTAGACGTTGGGACAGTTATTCAAGTTGGAGATGGTATTGCCAGAGTTCATGGACTGGAGAACTGTATGGCTGGTGAGCTATTAGAATTTCCAGGAGACGTTTATGGGATGGCTCTTAACTTAGAGGAAGATAATGTAGGTTGCGTTTTATTAGGTTCAGATGACAATATCAAAGAGGGAGATACAGTAAAGAGAACTGAAAGAATAGTTGAAGTTCCAGTTGGTGAATCTCTTGTAGGTAGAGTTGTAAACTCATTAGGGCAACCAATAGATGGTAAAGGGCCTCTAAATACTGATAAGTTTAGACCAATAGAAGCACCTGCTTCTGGAGTTATAGCGAGAGAGTCTGTATCAGTTCCTCTTCAAACAGGTATAAAGTCTATTGACTCTATGTTCCCAATAGGTAGAGGACAAAGGGAGCTTATAATAGGAGATAGACAAACAGGTAAAACAGCTTTAGCTATAGATACTATATTGAATCAAAAAGGTCAAGATATAATTTGTATATATGTAGCTATCGGACAAAAAAGATCAACAGTAGCTCAAATAGTAAACACTCTAGAGTCTAGAGGAGCTATGGACTACAGTATAGTAGTTTCAGCTACAGCAAGTGAGCTTGCACCACTTCAATATATAGCACCTTACACAGGAGTTACTATTGGAGAAGAATTTATGTATAACGGAAAAGACGTTCTTATAATATATGATGATTTATCGAAACATGCGGTTGCTTATCGTGCAATGTCTTTATTACTTCGTAGACCACCAGGACGTGAGGCATACCCTGGAGATGTATTCTACTTACACTCAAGACTGCTTGAAAGAGCTGCAAGGGTAAACAAAGAAAATGGTGGAGGATCAATAACTGCACTACCGATAATAGAAACTCTTGAAGGAGATATATCAGCATATATCCCGACAAACGTAATATCTATCACAGATGGACAGATATTCCTGGAGTCGGAATTATTCTTCGCAGGACAAAGACCTGCAGTTAATGCTGGACTTTCGGTATCACGTGTTGGGGGAGCCGCACAAATTAAAGCTATGAAAAAAGTATCAGGTGGACTTAAACTTGAACTTGCACAATATGCGGAGTTAGCTGCATTCTCACAGTTTGGATCGGATCTTGATAAAGAAACTAAAGAGAGACTTGACCAAGGTGAAAGAATAATGGAAATCCTTAAACAAGGACAGTACAAACCGTTATCAGTAGAGAAACAAGTTATGATAATATATGCAGTTACTAAGAAATATCTAACTGATATACCTGTAAATAGAGTGGCTGCTTTTGAATCTGAATTCTTAAGTTTTATGGAAACTAGTTATCCTCAAGTAGGTAAATCTATAGTTGAGACTAAAGATCTTACTGAAGAGACAGAAAAAGAGTTAGTTAAAGCATTAGAAGAGTTTAAGAAAAGTTTCTCATAG
- a CDS encoding deoxycytidylate deaminase, with translation MRPTWDEYFMEIANVAKKRSTCSRRQVGAVIVKEKRILSTGYNGVPTGIKHCDEVGCLRDKLKIPSGERHELCRGLHAEQNAIVNAANFGVSLKGSILYSTTQPCILCTKMIINAGIEKVVYENGYPDGLSLEMLKEAGIELLQI, from the coding sequence ATGAGACCTACATGGGATGAATACTTTATGGAAATAGCCAATGTGGCCAAAAAGAGATCAACATGCTCAAGAAGACAAGTAGGAGCAGTAATAGTAAAAGAAAAAAGAATATTATCAACAGGATATAATGGAGTTCCTACGGGAATTAAACATTGTGATGAGGTAGGATGTTTAAGGGATAAACTAAAAATACCATCAGGAGAAAGACATGAACTTTGTAGAGGATTACATGCTGAACAAAATGCAATCGTAAATGCAGCAAATTTTGGAGTTAGCCTAAAAGGTTCTATTCTTTATTCCACTACGCAGCCATGCATACTATGTACTAAAATGATAATAAATGCAGGTATAGAAAAGGTAGTTTATGAGAATGGATATCCAGACGGACTGTCTTTAGAAATGCTGAAGGAAGCAGGGATAGAACTACTACAGATATAA
- the rpiB gene encoding ribose 5-phosphate isomerase B, which produces MKIGLGSDHGGYQLKEKIKKHLEEKGIECIDYGTNSEDSVDYPEFGRKVGEAVVSGECDKGIVCCGTGIGISIAANKVKGVRCALCGDTFSAKMTREHNDSNVLALGQRVTGEGLALEIVDTWIKTDFEGGRHQTRIEKISDIEKDYMK; this is translated from the coding sequence ATGAAAATAGGATTAGGTAGCGATCATGGTGGTTATCAGTTAAAAGAAAAGATAAAAAAACACTTAGAAGAAAAAGGCATAGAATGCATAGACTATGGAACTAACTCAGAAGATTCTGTAGACTATCCGGAGTTTGGAAGAAAAGTAGGAGAAGCGGTTGTAAGTGGAGAGTGTGATAAAGGTATAGTTTGCTGCGGGACAGGTATAGGAATATCTATAGCAGCTAACAAAGTAAAAGGAGTAAGATGTGCTTTATGTGGCGATACATTCTCAGCTAAGATGACTAGAGAGCATAATGATTCAAACGTACTAGCCCTTGGACAAAGAGTGACAGGGGAAGGACTAGCATTAGAAATAGTTGATACATGGATAAAAACAGACTTTGAAGGTGGCAGACATCAAACAAGAATAGAGAAAATTAGTGATATAGAAAAAGACTATATGAAGTAA
- the upp gene encoding uracil phosphoribosyltransferase: protein MEKLIVMDHPLIKHKITYIKDKSTGAKEFRELIKEVAMLMAYEVTRELPLKKVEIETPLTTTESEVISGKKLGIIPILRAGLGMVDGMLNLIPTAKVGHIGLYRDPETLEPVEYYCKLPTDVEERELIVIDPMLATGGSAKAAITFLKNRGAKNIKLVSILGCPEGVATIHKEHPDVDIYLGCLDEKLNDHGYILPGLGDAGDRLFGTK, encoded by the coding sequence ATGGAAAAACTCATAGTTATGGATCATCCATTAATAAAACACAAAATAACTTATATTAAAGACAAAAGTACAGGAGCAAAAGAATTTAGAGAGCTTATAAAAGAAGTAGCAATGCTAATGGCCTACGAAGTTACTAGAGAGCTACCTCTTAAAAAAGTAGAAATAGAAACTCCACTTACAACTACAGAGTCAGAAGTTATATCAGGTAAAAAATTAGGAATAATACCTATATTAAGAGCTGGACTTGGAATGGTAGATGGTATGCTAAACTTAATACCAACAGCTAAGGTAGGACATATTGGATTATATAGAGATCCAGAAACATTAGAGCCAGTAGAGTACTACTGCAAATTACCAACAGATGTAGAAGAAAGAGAGCTTATAGTTATAGATCCTATGCTTGCTACTGGCGGATCAGCTAAGGCTGCTATTACATTCCTGAAAAATAGAGGAGCTAAAAATATAAAATTAGTAAGTATACTAGGATGCCCAGAGGGAGTAGCTACAATTCATAAAGAGCATCCAGATGTAGATATATACTTAGGATGTTTAGATGAAAAATTAAATGATCATGGGTATATACTTCCGGGACTTGGAGATGCAGGAGATAGACTATTCGGAACAAAGTAA
- a CDS encoding AtpZ/AtpI family protein: MIKLKLNKKALQNIALVSQIGISMITPIIICILLGNYLDKKFNTNLIFLVIFITIGVGSAFTSVYKLVSKDFDEKRK, translated from the coding sequence GTGATAAAATTGAAGTTAAATAAAAAAGCACTTCAAAATATTGCCTTGGTTTCACAAATAGGAATATCTATGATAACACCAATCATAATATGTATATTATTAGGCAATTATTTGGATAAAAAGTTTAATACTAATCTTATTTTTTTAGTCATATTCATAACTATAGGGGTAGGATCAGCATTTACAAGTGTTTATAAGTTGGTATCTAAAGACTTTGACGAAAAAAGGAAGTGA
- a CDS encoding ATP synthase subunit I — MSLGENYFSTIVKRSIILVAIISGIILITFKDPKPYLYGIIFGSIINLLNFRLMYISTKKAMSLSFGGAQSHVTRNYFIRFTIYGIVILVASKADYINLITVILGFFIVKIVILADTFLDEIRGKRK; from the coding sequence ATGAGCTTAGGTGAAAATTACTTTAGTACAATTGTAAAGCGAAGTATAATACTAGTAGCCATTATTTCAGGAATAATACTGATAACTTTTAAAGACCCTAAGCCATATTTATATGGAATTATATTTGGCTCTATTATAAATCTTTTGAACTTTAGGCTTATGTATATATCGACAAAAAAAGCCATGTCACTTTCATTTGGTGGTGCACAGTCTCATGTAACAAGAAACTACTTTATACGATTCACTATATACGGCATAGTTATATTGGTAGCCTCCAAAGCAGATTATATAAATTTAATAACAGTAATATTAGGTTTTTTTATAGTCAAAATAGTTATTCTAGCAGACACTTTTCTTGACGAAATAAGAGGAAAACGAAAATAA
- the atpE gene encoding ATP synthase F0 subunit C, with protein sequence MIQGISSEAFVLGCSAIGAGLAVITGIGAGIGQGSAAGRAAEAVGRQPEAQGDIIKTMILGQAVAESTGIYGLVIAIILLFVRPLMGAL encoded by the coding sequence ATGATTCAAGGAATTTCAAGTGAAGCTTTTGTATTAGGATGTTCAGCAATAGGAGCTGGCTTAGCTGTTATAACAGGTATAGGAGCTGGTATAGGACAGGGAAGTGCTGCAGGTAGAGCGGCAGAAGCAGTTGGTAGACAACCAGAAGCTCAAGGGGACATCATAAAAACGATGATTCTTGGTCAGGCGGTTGCTGAGTCAACTGGTATCTACGGACTAGTTATAGCAATTATATTATTATTTGTAAGACCATTAATGGGTGCATTATAA
- a CDS encoding F0F1 ATP synthase subunit B, whose translation MEVKLMPDIPNLVLQISSTLVLFLVLRHFLYAPIVRMLAARSEKVYEEMAEAKKQNEEATSLRIEYESRIQEAKDEARNIVEGAKKRGDQLKDEIVLEAKNESSNILAKARTDMEREKEKVLNDLKSEVVEIAMLAATKVVEKDLDENTHKNMINKFITEVGESKWKN comes from the coding sequence TTGGAAGTAAAATTAATGCCAGACATACCCAATTTAGTGCTGCAAATTTCATCTACACTAGTTTTATTTTTAGTTTTGAGACACTTCTTATATGCACCAATAGTGAGAATGCTAGCAGCTAGAAGTGAAAAGGTTTATGAAGAAATGGCAGAAGCTAAAAAACAAAATGAAGAAGCTACAAGCTTAAGAATAGAGTATGAATCAAGAATTCAAGAAGCTAAAGACGAGGCAAGAAATATAGTAGAAGGAGCTAAGAAAAGAGGAGACCAACTCAAAGATGAAATTGTTCTGGAAGCTAAGAATGAGTCAAGCAATATACTAGCAAAAGCTAGAACTGATATGGAAAGAGAGAAAGAAAAAGTTCTTAATGACTTAAAATCAGAAGTAGTAGAAATAGCAATGCTTGCAGCTACTAAAGTAGTAGAAAAAGATTTAGATGAAAATACCCACAAAAACATGATAAACAAGTTTATCACTGAGGTAGGGGAATCAAAATGGAAAAATTAG
- a CDS encoding glycosyltransferase family 4 protein, whose amino-acid sequence MTISYLIAFILPFVLAYIFTPIAKKLAHKVGAIDVPKDERRVHKQPIPRLGGLAIYLATIISIIILAPIDKTTISILIGGTIIAVTGIIDDIKPMSAKVKLLFQILAAVVVIFGGVKIEFITNPSSKELLALKGFAIPITIFWIVGITNTLNLIDGLDGLSAGVSGISSLSFLFVGLNVASKLDDPSIMVLPILMAVILAGSAFGFLPHNFNPARIFMGDTGSLFLGFMLSIIAIEGYLKSFATIAVVIPILILGIPIFDTSFAILRRLANKKPIMEADRGHLHHRLLDKGFSQKQTVLVLYSISILLGISAILFTNLSFGIGVVVLGLVSSLIYNAASTRNKLGIRATQTKRKHKDR is encoded by the coding sequence ATGACAATATCTTACTTAATAGCCTTTATTTTACCATTCGTATTGGCTTATATATTTACACCAATTGCTAAAAAGTTAGCTCACAAAGTAGGAGCTATAGACGTTCCAAAAGATGAGAGAAGAGTTCACAAACAGCCTATACCAAGACTTGGAGGTCTAGCAATATATTTAGCAACTATCATTTCGATAATAATTTTAGCTCCAATAGATAAAACTACTATATCTATTCTAATAGGTGGAACGATAATAGCTGTAACTGGAATTATAGATGATATAAAACCGATGTCAGCTAAAGTTAAACTGTTATTTCAAATATTAGCAGCAGTAGTAGTTATCTTTGGAGGAGTCAAAATAGAATTTATTACAAATCCTTCTAGTAAAGAACTTTTAGCATTAAAAGGATTTGCCATACCTATAACTATATTTTGGATAGTTGGAATAACTAACACATTAAATCTTATAGATGGACTGGATGGACTTTCTGCTGGAGTAAGTGGAATTTCATCCTTATCATTTTTATTTGTTGGACTAAATGTAGCTTCAAAGCTTGATGATCCTAGCATTATGGTATTACCAATACTTATGGCAGTAATATTAGCAGGATCTGCGTTTGGATTTTTACCACATAATTTTAATCCAGCTAGGATATTTATGGGGGATACTGGTTCGCTGTTTTTAGGATTTATGCTTTCTATCATAGCTATAGAAGGATATCTAAAAAGCTTTGCTACTATAGCAGTAGTAATACCAATACTTATATTAGGTATACCAATATTTGACACATCATTTGCAATACTTAGAAGATTAGCAAATAAAAAACCTATAATGGAAGCAGATAGAGGGCATCTCCATCATAGACTTTTAGATAAAGGATTTTCTCAAAAACAAACAGTATTAGTACTATATAGCATAAGTATATTACTGGGAATATCTGCCATACTATTTACAAATTTAAGCTTTGGAATTGGAGTAGTAGTTCTAGGACTAGTATCAAGTTTAATTTACAATGCAGCTAGTACAAGAAATAAACTGGGAATAAGAGCAACTCAAACGAAAAGAAAACATAAAGATAGATAG
- a CDS encoding L-threonylcarbamoyladenylate synthase, producing the protein MKIKNINTEREKMKEASQVIKEGGLVAFPTETVYGLGANALDENAVSKIFKAKGRPSDNPLIVHICDVNQLDDLVEEIPERAKILMEKFWPGSLTLLFKKSQLVPLKTSGGLDTVAIRMPDNKIALELIKQSNLPIAAPSANTSGKPSPTNPSHVMEDLEGKIDVLVDGGNTGVGLESTVLDISTEIPVILRPGGITLEDLLLIFPKVEYDPALENNNQDITPRSPGQKYRHYSPKAMMKIFSGNSENVYNEIQKLSNEYVKEGYKVGIMITSESKDRYSCENTIVMGDKKNPQTIATNLFHILRQFDKLNVDIIIAEGVEESGIGKAIMNRMKKAAGGDITYV; encoded by the coding sequence ATAAAGATAAAAAATATAAATACTGAAAGAGAAAAGATGAAAGAAGCTTCTCAGGTAATAAAAGAAGGTGGCCTAGTTGCATTTCCTACAGAAACAGTATATGGGTTAGGAGCAAATGCATTAGATGAAAATGCAGTATCAAAAATATTTAAGGCAAAGGGCAGACCAAGTGATAATCCACTTATAGTTCATATATGTGATGTAAATCAATTAGATGATTTAGTAGAAGAAATACCTGAGAGAGCAAAAATCTTAATGGAAAAGTTTTGGCCTGGATCTTTAACACTTTTATTTAAAAAAAGTCAATTAGTACCACTAAAGACTTCTGGTGGTCTAGATACAGTAGCTATAAGAATGCCAGATAATAAAATAGCATTAGAACTAATAAAACAGTCCAACTTACCAATAGCAGCACCAAGTGCAAATACATCTGGAAAACCAAGTCCTACAAATCCATCACATGTTATGGAAGATTTAGAAGGAAAGATAGATGTATTAGTAGATGGAGGAAATACAGGAGTAGGACTAGAATCAACAGTTCTAGACATATCTACAGAAATACCAGTGATACTAAGACCAGGTGGTATTACGTTGGAAGATTTACTTTTGATTTTTCCAAAAGTAGAATATGATCCAGCACTAGAAAACAATAATCAGGATATCACTCCAAGATCACCAGGACAAAAATATAGACATTATTCACCAAAAGCAATGATGAAAATATTTAGTGGAAATTCAGAAAATGTATATAATGAGATACAAAAATTAAGTAATGAATATGTAAAAGAAGGTTATAAAGTAGGCATAATGATTACTAGTGAAAGCAAAGACAGATACAGCTGTGAAAATACTATAGTAATGGGTGACAAAAAAAATCCACAAACAATAGCTACAAATCTATTCCATATACTTAGACAATTTGATAAACTAAATGTAGACATAATAATAGCAGAAGGTGTAGAAGAAAGTGGAATAGGAAAAGCTATTATGAACAGAATGAAAAAAGCAGCTGGTGGAGATATAACTTACGTATAA
- a CDS encoding low molecular weight protein arginine phosphatase, producing the protein MKVLFVCTGNTCRSSMAEGLFKDMLKSLGKDNEISVSSAGIYAMNNQSASENAIIAMKNKLVDISNHRSKQITMEMIEESDIILTMTNGHKQAILQASPGINSKVFTLKEFVGLDGDIADPFGGSIEIYEESLKDIKIALQRLTQKLIEEER; encoded by the coding sequence TTGAAGGTTCTATTTGTATGTACAGGGAACACTTGTCGTAGTAGTATGGCTGAAGGACTATTTAAAGATATGCTTAAAAGTTTGGGAAAAGATAATGAAATATCTGTATCGTCAGCAGGAATATATGCTATGAATAATCAAAGTGCATCTGAGAACGCTATAATAGCTATGAAGAATAAATTAGTAGATATTTCAAATCATAGATCTAAACAAATAACTATGGAAATGATAGAAGAGTCTGATATAATACTTACGATGACTAATGGACATAAGCAAGCTATATTACAAGCAAGTCCTGGTATAAATAGTAAAGTATTTACACTCAAGGAATTTGTAGGACTAGATGGAGATATAGCAGATCCATTTGGAGGATCGATAGAAATATACGAAGAGAGCTTAAAAGATATAAAAATAGCTTTACAAAGACTAACTCAAAAGTTAATAGAGGAGGAGCGCTAA
- the wecB gene encoding non-hydrolyzing UDP-N-acetylglucosamine 2-epimerase: protein MNKIKVLTVFGTRPEGIKMAPIIKKLNENENIIHKACVTGQHREMLDQVLEIFNIVPDYDLNIFQSGQTLTEITTRSLEGLESIIKEFEPDILLVQGDTTTVFSGALAGFYNGVKIGHVEAGLRSGDLYSPFPEEANRKLTGVVTNFHFAPTETSKRNLLSEGYEEEKIYITGNTSIDALLQVVSDDYKFENDLLNNLDYKNKKIILLTSHRRENLGTPMENIFTAMKEVVEKNEDVEVVFPIHLNPRVREIANGILSNHDRIHIIEPLDYLPFANLQAKTYLIVTDSGGIQEEAPTLGKPVLVVRKETERPEGIESGTAKLLGLEKEDIFREVDLLVNNKDEYEKMANAVNPYGDGKASDRIVEIIVKNLK, encoded by the coding sequence ATGAATAAAATAAAGGTGTTAACTGTATTTGGGACAAGACCTGAAGGTATAAAAATGGCACCTATAATAAAAAAATTAAACGAAAACGAAAATATAATTCACAAGGCTTGTGTTACAGGTCAGCATAGAGAAATGCTAGATCAAGTATTAGAGATATTCAATATAGTACCAGATTATGATTTAAATATTTTTCAAAGTGGACAAACACTTACAGAGATAACTACTAGATCATTAGAAGGATTAGAAAGTATAATAAAAGAATTTGAACCAGATATACTTCTAGTTCAGGGAGATACAACTACAGTATTTTCTGGTGCACTAGCAGGATTCTATAATGGAGTGAAGATAGGTCATGTTGAAGCAGGACTTAGAAGTGGAGATCTTTATTCTCCTTTTCCCGAAGAAGCAAATAGAAAGCTAACAGGAGTTGTTACGAATTTTCACTTTGCTCCTACAGAAACTAGTAAAAGAAATTTATTAAGTGAGGGTTATGAAGAAGAAAAGATATATATAACAGGAAATACATCAATAGATGCATTGTTACAAGTGGTTTCTGATGACTATAAGTTTGAAAATGATCTACTGAACAATTTAGACTATAAAAATAAAAAGATAATATTATTAACTTCTCATAGAAGAGAAAATTTAGGAACACCTATGGAGAATATATTTACTGCTATGAAAGAAGTAGTAGAAAAAAATGAAGATGTAGAAGTTGTATTTCCTATACACTTGAACCCAAGAGTAAGAGAAATAGCAAATGGAATTCTATCTAATCATGATAGGATACATATAATAGAGCCATTAGACTATTTACCATTTGCAAACCTTCAAGCTAAAACTTATCTAATAGTTACAGATTCTGGAGGTATACAGGAAGAAGCACCAACTCTTGGCAAGCCTGTATTAGTAGTTAGAAAGGAAACAGAAAGACCAGAGGGAATAGAATCTGGTACGGCAAAATTATTAGGTCTGGAAAAAGAAGACATATTTAGAGAAGTAGACTTACTTGTAAACAACAAAGATGAATATGAAAAAATGGCTAATGCAGTTAATCCTTATGGAGATGGCAAGGCTTCGGATAGAATAGTTGAAATAATAGTAAAAAATTTAAAATAG